Proteins from one Staphylococcus saprophyticus subsp. saprophyticus ATCC 15305 = NCTC 7292 genomic window:
- a CDS encoding M20/M25/M40 family metallo-hydrolase, producing the protein MGVITVGAFEALGGANVIQDKVTIKGTARYQNDDLEQFMYEEIEKVAQSVAVGFDITYDLDYQFGYPVLYNHPTQTNHVVDILSASKGDYFEQLVEIPAISGSEDFAYYLKEIPGTFYIVGCKPEQVTSPYMNHHPKFEVNEDALIVTAKSLGEIAINRLTATD; encoded by the coding sequence ATGGGAGTCATAACGGTAGGAGCTTTTGAAGCGCTAGGTGGTGCGAATGTCATTCAAGATAAAGTTACAATTAAAGGGACTGCACGTTATCAAAATGATGATTTAGAACAATTTATGTATGAAGAAATTGAGAAAGTTGCTCAAAGTGTCGCTGTCGGATTTGATATCACATATGATTTGGATTACCAATTTGGATATCCTGTACTTTATAATCATCCAACACAAACCAATCATGTTGTTGATATATTATCTGCAAGTAAAGGTGATTATTTTGAACAGCTTGTAGAAATTCCTGCTATATCGGGATCAGAGGACTTTGCATATTATTTAAAAGAGATTCCGGGTACCTTCTATATAGTTGGTTGTAAACCAGAACAGGTGACGTCACCATATATGAATCATCATCCGAAATTTGAAGTAAATGAGGATGCATTAATTGTAACAGCCAAATCGCTTGGGGAAATAGCAATTAATAGACTGACAGCTACTGATTGA
- a CDS encoding NAD-dependent formate dehydrogenase translates to MKIVALFPESVAGEDNQLLNTERAIGLKPFLEEKGHEFVILTDNEADLDKHLADMDIVISAPFYSAYMTKERIEKAPNLKLVITAGVGSDHVDLQAASEHNIGVVEVTGSNTISVAEHAVMDLLILLRNYEEGHRQAKDGEWNLSKVGNHVHELQIKTIGIFGFGRIGQLVAERLAPFNVTIQHYDPINQKDNEHSTFVNFDELVSTSDAVTIHAPLTPETDNLFDYDVLSRMKVGSYLVNTARGKIVNTNDLVELLNAKHIQGYAGDVWYPQPAPADHPWRTMPRNGMTVHYSGMTLEAQARIEEGVKDILTRFFNNEPFQDKDIIVDAGKISSKSYTAK, encoded by the coding sequence ATGAAAATCGTAGCATTATTCCCAGAATCCGTAGCAGGCGAAGATAATCAATTATTAAATACTGAAAGAGCAATTGGTTTGAAACCATTTTTAGAAGAAAAAGGGCACGAATTCGTTATATTAACAGACAATGAAGCTGATTTAGATAAACATTTAGCAGATATGGATATCGTTATTAGTGCGCCATTTTATTCAGCATATATGACGAAAGAACGTATTGAAAAAGCACCTAATTTAAAATTAGTAATCACTGCTGGGGTAGGTTCAGACCACGTCGATTTACAAGCGGCAAGTGAACACAATATTGGTGTTGTAGAAGTCACTGGTAGTAATACGATTAGTGTTGCAGAACACGCAGTTATGGATTTACTCATCTTATTGAGAAATTACGAAGAAGGTCATAGACAAGCTAAAGATGGCGAATGGAACTTATCAAAAGTTGGTAACCATGTGCATGAATTACAAATTAAAACAATTGGTATCTTTGGTTTCGGTAGAATTGGCCAACTTGTAGCCGAAAGATTGGCACCATTTAATGTAACAATCCAACACTATGACCCAATCAATCAAAAAGATAATGAGCATTCTACTTTTGTTAATTTTGATGAATTAGTATCAACAAGTGATGCGGTTACAATCCATGCGCCTTTAACACCTGAAACAGATAACTTATTTGATTATGATGTGTTAAGCCGTATGAAAGTTGGCAGCTATTTAGTAAATACTGCACGTGGTAAAATTGTAAATACAAACGATTTAGTGGAACTCTTAAATGCGAAACATATTCAAGGTTACGCAGGTGATGTTTGGTATCCACAACCAGCACCAGCAGATCACCCATGGAGAACGATGCCTAGAAATGGTATGACAGTACATTATTCAGGTATGACCTTAGAAGCACAAGCGCGTATTGAAGAAGGCGTCAAAGATATCTTAACGCGTTTTTTCAATAACGAACCTTTCCAAGACAAAGATATTATTGTGGACGCTGGTAAAATTTCAAGTAAAAGCTATACAGCAAAATAA
- a CDS encoding phosphatase PAP2 family protein, whose protein sequence is MEGIVNVNNYLKMTVGSLCLIMLIICIAFNLTENMDASIYQLLHRTMSSEIIVQYLTMISTVFSPIACLCMVLIILLGLLIYDKFKCVWYGFWCFSVFAIGTFLKYAIQRPRPSAIIDGYSFPSMHVLSVCILVSLIVLLAKHKAVIFIGAILILSIMISRIYLQAHYFTDTIASLCVLYILIQTLYIEFETKGIFSVIFKKSNNT, encoded by the coding sequence ATGGAAGGAATAGTCAACGTGAATAATTATTTAAAAATGACGGTAGGCAGTCTGTGTCTCATTATGCTAATTATATGCATTGCGTTTAACTTAACGGAAAATATGGATGCTAGCATATATCAATTACTACATCGTACGATGTCTTCAGAGATAATCGTTCAATATTTAACAATGATTTCAACAGTATTTTCACCTATTGCCTGTTTATGTATGGTGTTAATCATATTACTAGGTTTACTGATTTATGATAAATTTAAATGTGTTTGGTATGGATTTTGGTGTTTTAGTGTCTTTGCTATTGGAACATTTTTAAAATATGCTATCCAACGTCCAAGACCGAGTGCGATCATCGACGGTTATAGTTTTCCTAGTATGCATGTTTTGAGTGTATGTATCTTAGTTAGTTTGATTGTATTATTAGCGAAACATAAGGCTGTCATCTTTATAGGCGCGATATTAATCTTATCGATTATGATATCTAGAATTTATTTACAAGCACATTATTTCACAGATACGATAGCTAGTTTATGTGTATTGTATATATTAATACAAACACTATATATTGAATTTGAAACTAAAGGTATATTTAGTGTGATTTTTAAAAAAAGTAATAACACTTGA
- a CDS encoding class I SAM-dependent methyltransferase → MNKDQFEQMAHKYDHPDRIHLAQIIAQATNQLLNHTTYHSLLDYGGGTGLVTLNIDHHFEQVTLMDASTQMVNIFDEKISALEKTSIQTLVGDILADDHPLNQSTYDVIFLSLVLLHSGDYKALLHKLYTHLNPGGMLILVDFDKNENVQHPKVYNGFKQSDILETFAQIGLSQTQAHTFYAGDHLFMNQHASIFIASGFK, encoded by the coding sequence TTGAATAAAGACCAGTTTGAACAAATGGCCCACAAGTATGACCACCCTGACAGAATTCACCTAGCACAAATCATTGCCCAAGCAACAAATCAATTGCTCAATCATACAACTTACCATTCGTTATTAGATTATGGTGGTGGCACTGGACTCGTAACATTAAATATAGATCATCACTTTGAACAAGTCACACTTATGGATGCCTCAACTCAAATGGTAAATATTTTTGATGAAAAAATATCAGCATTAGAAAAGACTTCTATTCAAACACTTGTCGGCGATATTTTGGCTGATGATCATCCATTAAACCAATCAACCTATGATGTCATTTTCTTATCTTTAGTCTTACTTCATAGTGGTGACTATAAAGCTTTATTGCATAAACTTTACACGCACCTCAATCCAGGAGGCATGCTGATTTTAGTTGATTTTGATAAAAATGAAAATGTTCAGCATCCAAAAGTTTACAATGGCTTTAAGCAATCTGATATTCTAGAAACCTTTGCTCAAATAGGGTTATCACAAACACAGGCTCATACATTTTATGCTGGTGATCATCTTTTTATGAATCAACATGCTAGTATATTTATTGCTTCGGGTTTTAAATAA